The stretch of DNA AACACTGACATTCTGTATTTGGATGGCAATAAAATCACCAGCCACCCCCTTTAAATTGTGAACATTACTTGCATCCCCTTGAGAAAGAATTACCGTCCGAATATGGCAAGAGCCCAGTTCTTTAACACAATGTGGCTGTGAAAAAAGACTAGTGAGCAGATGAGTTTACCTGTTCGGCGTGATgacttttaatgtttctgaacatCTCTGTAGTTCCAGTAGGCCACGTGTTAaagtaaaagcttaaaaaaaaaaaaaaaaaacacaaacatgatgtatgatgtattttatttcatagaataaaacatgaaaatgtctTTAACATGTGTGAACCACAGACCTTTTTTCGGTCATTTAAGAAaaaacccataaaaaaaaaaaaaaaaaaaaaaaaaaaaaaaaaaaaacagtgtcttGTGGAAGATGAAGTGAAGGAAAAGGagtgtaaaaatgcatttatctgGGTTTAGGTCTAAAAAACAATGTAATCCCTACAGCAGTCTTTTATTCAGccatataaaatgacaaaaaatatcaTAAGTATTGTGGATAATTTGTATGATATGTTCTGAAGCCACATGACAGGTTTTTGTTAGCAATAGATTTTACTGTAAGCCATATAATGTCATGGAAAAACAAAGATAACACTTCAGTTTAGGGAACATTTCTTcctgttaactagttgcttagGATTCTTGTTGTTACTTAACTAGCTGTTATGTTGACTTGCAAAGCTGATAATAATGCCTTAATCTGCATGACCATTCTGGATCCCATAACCCTTCCTAAAACTTACAGTGCATGCAAGGTTAttcttattatcattattattaagttgATATTCTTTGGATCATTGgatcatgtaataaaatatgatcagaatatcaacttgcctaataattatgcacacactTTAAACTTAACAagtaccttactattaataagaagcaaattAGGAGTCTATTGTggcaaaagtcataattaatagttagataataatgagaattggtccccaaactatagactcatttcacatttatttatccatATGTCAGACTTTATCTTTTTCCCTTTTGTTCAGACACACACCATCTTCTCACTACTTGGCCTGGATCATGCCTATGTCACCAGCACCGGACGTCTGGTAGGAGTGGTCTCTCTAAAAGAGGTGAGTGAAGGTGTGAAGGTGCTTTTACTAGCTCTTCTTTATAgtagaaaaacacatttaaaaaaatgtctgtttATAGCTGCGTAAGGCCATCGAGGGCTCTGTAACTGTGACTGGCGTGAAAGTCCGTCCCCCGCTGGCCAGCTTCCGCGACAGCGGCAACAGCAACAGCGTCTCAGAGGTCACTGAGCTTCACAAGCTCTGGAGCCGTCACAGGAGCCTGGCGCTGCCACGGGAACCTAAGCTCCCCGACCTGGATGACCAAACAGAGCAGCCGTCCGAGGGAAGCCTGGTGAATGAGACTGAGTGCAGTCAGAACAGCCCATTACACACAGACGACCAATCAGAGCTGCCCTATTCCGATGCCACACCCCAAGAGGAGCACCTCGCGCAGCTCCCCTGTGACTCTACCCACCTTCTGGAGGATGGAGGCTCGGAGGTCGTTGGCGAGCAAAGCCCAGCTCCGATGGAGGAAGTGGTGAGCAAGGGAAGCCCCTTGCCCTCAAAGGGTCAGCCGGAATGACAGCTGCTTGCGGTCGGTAACACACACTCCATTTACACCATGAACGGGATTGTAAAGTCAGGTTAAGGAAAACCTGGAGGAAGTATTTTAGCAGTGAAGCACACTCTCTGCTCCGTACTTAATCAAATCAACCCTAATCTCTGGTCCTGCCTTCACACGAAACACgccgtgtgtgtttgtatgtgtgggATGTCATAGATAGCGCTGCAGTGTGAGTGCTGTGTGGCATCGGATGGGCTTGTAAGCAACTGTCTGTGTATTCCTCATCAATTTAGGTGTCTGTTGATTTGTGGCTTCATAGCGCATTTCGGTGTTGATTTATGTTGATGAGATTCATTTAAAGACGTTTATGTTCAATGATGTCATAAGTGTGTTTGTTGATTTGTTGCACGCTTGTGTGTGTGCTTCTTCGTCTTTGCGCAAGCGACAGAGTGTGCGTAAGAAAAGTcgagtgtgtgtgcgagagtgactCAGCTGCACCTAGCCAACGCACCCATCTGGTGCAGACACTTTAAATCCAAATAAAATTGTCTCTGAGAGCCAAACTACAATTTTGCTCTAAATATAGCCCTTAATAACCCACACTGcaaggagagagagagcgggGGAAAGAAAGGGAATGGGTGGGCAAAAGAGGACACAGAAGACATGGAGAGAGAACAAGAACATGATGCAAAATGAGCGAAAGGCAGGAAGGACACAGGAACCGGTGTCGTGGAAAGGCAGGAGAATAAAGGGGAGAGTGGGGTAAACTGTGCTACTTTTTATTTAGATCAGGGGTAGGCAATGTTGGTGCTGGAGTGCCGATGTCCTGCAGATtttggctccaaccctgaaaaaaacccTCACATATCTGTAGCCTTAGTAATCttaaagaccttgattagcttgttcaggtgggtttggttagggttagagctaaactcaggACTAACGTTGCTGACCCCTGATTTAAACCAGGCAAGAAGAAATAAGTCATCAGGGAAATTAATATGCCTGATTATATTTCAGAACAGATAAAGGTACAAATATAttactaggaaaaaaaaaaaaaatggctgagtGACACAACTTACCCCACATTAGAGGTAAGATGTGCCATGTATGTTGAGTCATTGGGGAATATTTGAACTATTTCAGGTAAAATATGAATAACTGATGAACATTAATCTTATATTTTTATGCTCAATATTCACCAAccagaaaaatgtgtttttgcatgtACTGTAGCATGCATACTGTTTAACAGTTAATAGCCTCTTTTGTTTTCTACACTGGCAATTCACCAAAATGTATGATAAATATTTTTAGACGTGGTTAAATTTGTTTTGAGATCAAACTCATTTTACCTGCCATGCAGAAAATTTCCTTTGACATgcatttttttcacacacacacaaaaaaaattttgACTATTGTGAATCACAGGCAGCTGAATACCACAGACCTTTTTAAAAACGTGGTCATTTGACAAAAACCTTCCAGTTTACTCGATTACAGGGATGGCATATCTTATCCCACTCTCCCCTACAAAACCAACAGCGACTCATGCTGAGGAGTTTCCAACCAGAGTAGTTTTGAAGCACATTGTAATTACCATTCAAACAAAACACAGCAATACACAGGCGTTTTCCATACTGACAGCATCAGAAAAAAACTCCTTTAACAAAGCATCATTGAGCATACGGTTGGATGGAGTTGCCTGTAATTGCGAGTAATGATATCCCACAATATGTAGGCATGTTAAGCATGCGCCGATCTGTATCAGGACCAGTTTGTAGCATAGCTGCCtggtcatttaaaatgtattaaagcaTCTCCCCTTAAAGCTTGAAATACTCAAGAGAGACTCCAAGTGGAGAAACGGAGCCTCTTAAATTCTTAATTATATGCATGAAACCCAATGCAATCATTTGCATGCTCACACACGCGCATAAACAATATGAATCATTGCTTTCCAGCAAGCTTAAATAGCCTGCATAGGCCTGTTTCACGTTACTTCATCAGGTTAATTTACATGGCCTTTTGCTTTTTTCTTCAAGGACAGATTTGTTCAGAAATCCAGAGCGCAATACTTTTCGCAGATTCTCACGGTTTGTCACAGATTTAGACGGCAGTGTAGATTGAGGGAAGCTTTCGATTGTGTTAGTACCAGCCTTTGTATAAATACTATTGCAGGGAGTTTGTGGTCAATGTCATCCAGCAATCATCAAAGTATTAACGATGGATATTCTGTGTACCTGCGATCGCGTCTTATTCGAAATTGTTTTGCATATGCGCGAagctttttcatttgatttttagCTGCCAACTGTGCAATAATGTCTTTATTAAAATTACTGCTTGCCAAATAGGGTTATTTTATTGAACTCTGCTTCTACAGTGCATATTATTTTGAAACCGTTTGCAATCATGCACATCATGAATGGGACATGTATTGAAACAAGGCCTTCAGAATTTGTTTTCACAACTTGCAAAGGGTTTACTGGACTTCAACATTGGAGTTTTCACTAGTATCAGCCTGGGAATGAAGTATAATGTTCTGTTTGCATCAAAACTGTGGGTGAACGACGCGATGCAGTATGGTCAAGAACAGCACAACTACCCCAGACACAGCCTAAGCAGAGCTAAATGGAGAATGAGTtacgtttcttttttcttgttcaCTGAAGAAATGGGAGGCCACGGGTTTGATTTAAACGGATCAAGGCAAGTGGACCAAAACCATAACACTGACTTTCTGACACAGCCTTTTCTCATTCTCTCAGAAACGCCTGCGAGGGGTTCTGTGAGCCACACGAGCGAAATGTTTCCTCGCCATTCATCCGGCTGCACTAATCAGCTGTTTTATTAACGTTTGTTATGAAACCGAATCCTGAAGTGGGAGGGGATAACTTAAACTAATAATGATCTTTAGACATGTTGTGTCATGTTTTGTCTCTGTTTGCCGCTTGTGGAGTTTAAGTCAAGCCCACGGTGTGTAAAGTGTCTGCTAATAGCCGCACATTCAGTGTAGAGTTAAGCAATAAGTCTGCTCCCATATAAACGTAAATGGTTTTTAACAAATCATTTGCTTGTACAGACCACAGGGTAAAGCGGTATGTATATGAACTCTACTCACATACCCTGTACATATAGAGATGAGCATATTGAATCAGCGGTTACcattatttttcagaaaacatgaaATTGTTTTGTACATCAGTAAATATTAAATTTCAACTTTAAAGCTTTCTGTTTTATGCAACTCATTTTTTGTGGGAAAtactggaattattattattcaattatttttgtcttgttttctggtcaaatatatatagaaaaaaaacaccCTAAAAAAATTGACCCATAAAgtaattgagattttttttttaagatctatGCTTTACAAAAAAATCAATCTATACTCACATCTTAGTGTCATTTTTCTTCCCATGTAAAACTTGTGGATGATATTTCTGTTGTAAAACCTAACAAAAATACTCAAGAAATTGTGTTTTTGCAATTTAAGGTTTGCATATGACACAGTGAAACATGAATATACACATAACTTTAATGCAATCATAAATTTGACCTCAGACATTTTCTGTACAAacaatactaaaaaataaaaataaacttttttgtagGCGGATTCGCACATTCACATCAATGAACATCATGACATTACCGGTTCATATTGAGGATAATGATGACAAACGTGGCTGTTTATGAATTTACAATGCATGCAGTCTGGAAAGGCAACATACACATTCTGTCTACTGTTTTACACTAGCTGCATGTCAAGGTTATTAACTAGTAGCTTCAAAAAAACCTGTTCATTCAGCAGCCAAACACAAATCAAACATCTATTGAAGTGCAGAGAGGGAGGAAATAGATAGCAGAACAGAGAGAAACAAACGTGGTAGAGGATTCTCACTCAGTTTGGTATGGAAGCCTATTTCTGccacaaaagagagaaaaaatacaCATGGGCAACCATGAAATGAAAAGTAATAATTATCGtggaagtcataattatgagataaaaagtcagaattcttaAATTgacaattatgaaataaaaaagttgtaattatgagataaaaccgctgaataattaaataaaaagtcagaaatTCTGAAATGGactattctaaaataaaaaatttaaattatgagataaaaaggcttaattatgagaaaaaagtcagaaatctGAAATAcacaattatgaaataaaaagttgaaattatgagataaaaaggctgaattgtgagataaaaaatgcTGAATTATGAGATAAGTCAGAATTCTGATATGgaaaattctgaaataaaaatgctGAATTACGAGAAAAAATGCTGAATTATGAAATGAGTCTGAATTCTGAAACAGAcgattattaaataaaaaggctgaattatgagataaaaaatgcTGAATTATGAGATAAGTCATAATTCTGAAACGgccaattatgaaataaaaagttgaaattatgaaataaaatgtaaacaagccAAATTATGACAACAATTTTCTTTTCATCTCAGAAATGTCACAATTACCACTTTTTAcctaatattttagatttttttcccaaTTTAATTTAGCAAGtcataatttcaaatatttttgtcaGAATTTGACCCTTTTGTTAAATGCAATGTCGTATAGGTATGACTCATATTTGACTTATAATTTAGacttttcctcttataaatacaactttgtatgtcataattttgactcatGACATTCTCATAATTCCGACTTTGTCTCATAAAtaactttgtcattttttttatttcataggtATGACTGTCATaagttaaacatttcattttattaatatgacTGTCATAATTATTACACAAGATTATGAGATTTTATGTCATGATGATATACCAAAGCCTGATTGTATAATGCATCTGAAATAGGCTTCCATAGTTTGGTAATATACATCACACAGTGATCATAATAACAGGCACATTCTATTCATAATTACAATGCTCCATCAAAGCAGAACCCTCCTGCACCTCAACCCTTCTGGAGCAAGCCGAGACACACAAGCACTTGGAGCGTGACATCAAAACCCAAACAAAATCCCATTCCTGAAGTATTAACAACATATTACTATGAGCATTACGTCACTTTTGAACAGTCACAGAAGGAAAACATTTGAAAGCATGTTCCTCACAGGGATTTTCCAGTCTCTTGCTGTGTCGTGAATAAACCGAGAGCGCAGGTAATGAGCATCGCGTCTGCATTTCACTGGATACTGCAGTCATAATGTCACTATCGTCCAACTCACTGCTTGAATGAGGAAACAGTACTGTGTTTTCTTGAATGTTGTTTGATGTTCTTCAAATGAAGAACATCAAGAGGAAGCAGGAATAGAGAGGAAGAGGGGTAGTTGGAAAATGGAAATCTTGTCTAaaggttaattcacccaaaaattctgtcattaatcactcaccctcatgtcgttccaaacgtttattttttttttggggggggggggggtcaattaACTCTTTCAGTTATCCAAATGGATgttgttcatgctgctcttttctatacaatgaaagtttaaaatggaaatgaaagAGAAACTTTATATAAGCACCATTAAAGTATCATAAGTGGTCCACATGAGTTATGCGCTATATTTTTAGTGTTCTGAAGCCGTACTATCATTTGTGTGGCTACAATTTAAGTCGTCCTGAAATTCTTGCTTCTTGTTTGCATTCATTTTCACTgtttggaaaagagcagcttgaatcagggttattattgttaaataaaactaaaaccatattggaaaaaaaatatcatttcttGAAATAAACTAactgaaatgtaataaaatatcaaacaaaatacttattttattttagaaagctACAGAGTTaaaatttctcattttctttaaattttgtaaaatagtaaaattaactaaataaaatgcaaccGAAAAACtatatgtacatattttttttaaaaaaggacaaaagcaacaaaattgataaaactttaatataaaattataaaaaattaacaaaactataacagtatgtcaatgatactaaaataacactggcttgCACATTTTTGTATCAAAGTGATACTATTATACTGTAGTTTTTAATAagatttttaaatcagttttatatttcatttaatattttccattcactttcatttttattttggccTATGGTTCTAATGATGCTGTtgagtttttgccatttttttatttttttcctgatactttttagtatttttttaatttaattttcttaattttaaggttttatgtttttttttagtacattAAGGCAAACCTTGGCAAAAACCTGAAATATATCAAAGTGTTTACTGTATATAgaaaccatatatatttttaaaaatggttttaactTTAGCTTCTGCTTcagttaactgtaataaccctgATTATTGCCATTATTTGTGTACCACAGAagaaagaagataaaaaaaattctgaaagacAAGAGGGAGcaataatgatgacagaattttcgtttttaggtgaagtatccctttaaaagtatGGCGGAGAAAAACAAGTGGTTGTCTCTGAATGCATATAACAGACTGGACAAACACTTCACAGAAGGGTTACTAGGAAGGGACCGAGACAAAAGGGCGAGCGTGAGCACAGCGTCACTGCTTGGAACCGTCTTCctgttcctcctcctcttcctcctcctcctcatcatcaaaAGACACAGCTCCAGAGGTATCAGAGATGCTCCGGCAGTGTCTGTACCAGCGGATGACTTCCTGAAAGACGTTGTCCTCCCCTTCCTCCACCTCTCTTCCGTCCTCCTCTTCTTGGTCCTCAGGTGAAAGGCCAGACTCGGAGTAGGAGGTGGAGTAGTAGCAGGAGTCTCCCTTGCTCCACAAAGGCCTGCGCTCTGGTTTGTGAAGCCCACATGTGGCCCTGTCGCCCTCTCCTTCTGAAAGCTGGAGTTCTTGGGCGTGTGGTGGCACTTCTTCTGAGATGAGCGGCTCGTCGGGGTCTGACAGACTGATTTCAGCCGTGTCTGTCTGGCTTGGCACTGGGCTGCTTTGATTGGATGATACAGGGTCTGAGGGAGGAGCAAAGTGTAAGAATACCTATAGATACAGGTCAGAGAGGGCAGAAGATGGACACAGACAGAAAGATGACATGAAGCACAAATGGTACGGAAAAAGGAGCGCATTTAGACGAGCAGAACAAACAAGAGAAAAGGCATATGATAAAGAGCAGAAAAGATGAACGAGAAAACTAAATTGCTGATGTTCCACATAAAAAGCTACGCACTGTGACAAGAAAAATGCCAATATACAGGGTCCACAAAATGTATCTGAACACTTCCGAACCAAAATGTTTGAATGTCTCTGCACTacatacaaaatatcaaaccaagtggcatctgAAAATACATAATGCTAAAAGTGATTCCGCCTTTAAGAgcactttttcagtttttttttttttaacaatctgGTTTTGAGATCATTTTTTCAATTTAGTTCAAGTATAACAACCAGAGAGtgtcaaaaattattttgttttcattttaaacaatagATGTCTAGTTCTATATTCTGAAATGTAAGTGTGtgtattatattttcaaatataatgtttttttttttactctaatgcacaccaaggctgtatttatttgatctaaattaAAGCAAtaacagtattattgtgaaatgtcattacaatgtaaaataactgttttaacctcttgagaccctgtggcctcatatgaggacattatatttttgtgaatttctctgagtctgttcatgccacagttttagatctggatgtcctgtacagagcacattcagggcttttcagagataccaaatgattggatgtttcacatgaccactccctctccttggtcatcaaaatgtctgaaattaatttagtgacactcttatagaaatatgataatatttctataatatattgtagttatcatttaaatctgtctaatttttaaattctgtgtcataaatcaacatctcagaaatatgttatggggtttcaaatcaaaatatgactttccgttactaaacaggacattgatttcatacatgtcctcagatgaggacaccgggactaaacgcatgcttatgacgcatttttggagacataacaaatgaatagagaaagaaattatatttcaatattctatgaaatattatatattattatgaaaatcttgacaattattactcacattattacacttcttttttcattacatgttgccccaaaaacacatttatatgcaaattagatttagtttatagatacattgtatataattagaaaacccattaatggtaattttacacacattttgcagaaagaaaaatgttatactgaattattctattataccatagttgagaatcatctttatacaaagtttggtaaaaaaaaaaaaaaaaatcttgaacattaaaaatttattggtgatttaaaaaaatctattgtttttgcctatgcattttcattcatgtcttttcattttttttttagaaattgagtcccgatgtcctctgccgaggacataacataactttataaatgaaatgcatgaatgcagagcacaaggctgcactgggaaatcctgtgtgcgatgcatgacatgcaatgtgcatctgtgcttgcaaagtgaatgaaactgctttgcagcatttcacatcatgatagacccactgtcctcacatgaggacatcttttttctgggaaaactacttcctgtacaaaaacaaattttaggtattatacttattaggtcctacatatcccaaatagcaagaaaaattataaaatgcacaacaggcaatctctcgggtttcaggaggttaaattttaatatatattaagatgtaatttttcagaattttcagcagccattctcTTATGCTAATATGGTGCTCAAgaaaatatttcttcttattataatgGCATGCTCATACTATGTTGTACTAcctaatatatttttagaaactaaattatttgatcaataaaaagttcaaaagagcaggatttttttcaaatgaaaatcttgtaacactataaatgtatttatttacggtcacttttgatctaCACTCAATTTCAAGTTTTTGAACATTAATGTATGCTACTCGTCCCTCAAATGAattcatatgtttttatttatggcTTAAATACTGTTTATGGTGTGTGTGAGCACTCACGCTCGCCTGAGCTCAGAGTTGTTGTGATTGGCTCGTCATTTAGAGGAGGATCCTCTTCATAAGACTCTTCGTCCATCTCCTCTTCATCTACAGAGGTCCAGGCACGAAGCTTCGCCTCTGCAATGGCAAACTGCTCGGCCacacctaaaaaaaaagaaaaaagaatcgtATCGAATGACCCTGGAGTTTACACAATGACGCTAATTAAACAGAAGGCAGTGCAACACAATCTCTTTTGTAACAGTGATGACGTAGAAGTTTACTTATGATGCTTTTGTTCTGATTGAAAAAGCTCTGCTGTTGAGAGTTTAATGCACGCCAACTCAGCAGCCACATTTACTGCAGTCAGGAAAGTGATGACAGCCAAACATGAAGCAGAGTATAAACGCTGCCGGGAAAAAGTCAAGTCAAAGGAGGAGAGCCAGAAGACGGCAGTGAAGTAAACTGACATGCAGTTTCAGCAGGTGTAGAAGTGTGACTGTGATCTGATTTAACACCATCTGCTGAGTCTGAAAGCCTTCAGCTGGCACATCATCACGGCCTAAAGCTGACCGACACTTGATAAAATCCTTATtgttacattatacatttatgttCATTATATTCAGTACAACATCAATGGTCAAATAATAGTCCAAATAAATACTACAGTAATAAGgacattttttaacttttaaaagatgacagacagacagacagacagacagatagatagatagatagatagatagatagatagatagacagacaaataaatgatggatagagagagagatagatgatggatagagagagagatagacagacagatgatagacggatagatagatagatagatagatagatagatagatagacagacagatagatagacagatagatagataaatagacagacaaataaatgatggatagagagagagatagatgatggatagagagagagataaa from Carassius gibelio isolate Cgi1373 ecotype wild population from Czech Republic chromosome B2, carGib1.2-hapl.c, whole genome shotgun sequence encodes:
- the LOC127951214 gene encoding protein FAM131A isoform X2, producing the protein MLYPCAMLLTALPQLNLKVDDPTDMLPKSRKALSIQEIAALARSSFNGISQVVKDHVTKPTAMAQGRVAHLIEWKGWSKPLDPPSATLQSHFNSYSHLSEGEQEARFAAGVAEQFAIAEAKLRAWTSVDEEEMDEESYEEDPPLNDEPITTTLSSGEHPVSSNQSSPVPSQTDTAEISLSDPDEPLISEEVPPHAQELQLSEGEGDRATCGLHKPERRPLWSKGDSCYYSTSYSESGLSPEDQEEEDGREVEEGEDNVFQEVIRWYRHCRSISDTSGAVSFDDEEEEEEEEEQEDGSKQ
- the LOC127951214 gene encoding protein FAM131A isoform X1, which gives rise to MFAMRPFIQREKRVRGCHKVDDPTDMLPKSRKALSIQEIAALARSSFNGISQVVKDHVTKPTAMAQGRVAHLIEWKGWSKPLDPPSATLQSHFNSYSHLSEGEQEARFAAGVAEQFAIAEAKLRAWTSVDEEEMDEESYEEDPPLNDEPITTTLSSGEHPVSSNQSSPVPSQTDTAEISLSDPDEPLISEEVPPHAQELQLSEGEGDRATCGLHKPERRPLWSKGDSCYYSTSYSESGLSPEDQEEEDGREVEEGEDNVFQEVIRWYRHCRSISDTSGAVSFDDEEEEEEEEEQEDGSKQ